Within Flavobacterium pisciphilum, the genomic segment GATGCAGGAGATACTTTTATTTATGATACCCAAAAAAGTCATTCTAATACAGACGAAGAACGGTTGGCAGCCAATAGAATCTTTGGATTGTTGCCTCAGGAGCAAGCAGCGGAGTTTATTAAAGTATGGGAAGAATTTGAAGCTGGTGAAACGAACGAAGCAAAATTTGCCAAAGCAATGGATAGGCTAGAACCATTGTTACAAAACACATCAAACAATGGAGGCACTTGGAGCGAGTTTGGGGTAAATTATGCCAAAGTTCATGAGAAGAAAAGTGTGATAAAGGAAGGATCAAGCAGCATCTGGACTTATGCCGAAAAATTAATAGATGTAAGTGTCGAAAAAGGCATTTTAAAGAAATAATCGTTTTCTAACGAAACACAAGTTAAAAGCCCAATTCGTATGAATTGGGCTTTTAAGTATAATGCTCTATAATGCAAAAGATCAGCACGATTTGCGATGGTATTATATTTAGCTGGATTTTGGGATTTATCCTTGTTAGCCAAATTATAGTGCCTCAATAGATTCAATAATAAAGTTGAGGCTGTACTGATAATTGCATTGGAAAAATAGAGTATATACTATTATTATAGTGTTTATTACTCGCTCAATGTAATGGACAAAAAGGGGATTCAAGGATAGAAACACAAACTCAGTTTTATATGGTTTGTTTTGAATAAAAGCTTGTTTAGCCTTTATAAAAGATGTTTGCTATTCATTAAAGTCAATTACCTTTTATTGAATTTATATCCTATTGTTACAAAAAAGCTTTCATTGTAAATCTTTAATTGGTGTTTGCTTTCAGAATCCTCTAGTATTGGTACAAAACCCCTACTATATCTTGCGCCTATATTGATGCCGTTTGGCAAACCATAGTTTAAACCAGCAACAAATCCTGCATCCATTTTCTGGCTATAGTTACCTGTGGCTTCGGCAGTACCGTAAATTGTTTTATCGGTATATGTATTTCCGTTTTCATCTTTGCGTTGTACCGAAGCGTTCATTAAAAGCCCCAAATACGGCCCTGCATACACCTCGATGCCTTTGTAATAAAGAGTTGGACTCACTGGGAATAAATCAATATACTGACGTTTAAACCAACTGTCGAATTCTGGATTTACCCCATCATCAATTGTGATAGTTGTACTACGGCGACTATAAAAAAGCTCGTGTTTAAAACCAAAGTAAGTTGCTGTTTTATTATCGAGCGTAATCCCTATTGTTTGCCCAATCGCACTTTTGGCAGCACCATCACTTGATAGACTCTCAATGTCTTTTCCCGTCAAAGAAGACCAGTTTGTACCTGCACTAATCCCAAATGTGAAGCTTTCTTGTTGCGCGCTAATTTTTAATATAAAAAGGAGCATGATGCAAATTGTATATGTATTTTTCATTTTATCGATAGTATTTTAAAAATTAATATCCCAAATACCTGCTGATTTTTCTAGCTCGACTAGTGCTGCAGCGCAATTGTATACCGTTTCATAATAATTAAGTTGAGTCTCATTATAAGTTCGTTGTGCATTTAAGACTTCAAGCAAACTAGTTTCTCCACGCTTATAGCTGTATATTTTTCCGTCAAGGAGCTTTTGTGCATCAGTCAGCAAGCCAGTATTAAATTGGCGTACTTGTTTTTGAGCCGTGAGGTAATTAAAATATGCTTTTCGTACTTCTATCTGAATTTGTAATTCGGTTTGTTTGTATAAAATGTCAGCCTGTTGCATACTAAATTCAGCCGCTTTTAGCTCTCCTTTGTATCGATTCGAAAATTTTAAAGGAATGGTAATGCCAGCCGTAACAGCGTTTGATGAAGGAGTAGGAGCAACGGCATTACTCACTACCGATGCACTCTCTACTCCCAAGCCTAATCCTAGGTCGATCACCCTATTGGCTTTGGCTAATTTTAAAAGATCTTGCGATACATTTTTGTTTTTAAGTGCTGCCAATAAATCGGCTCGATTGTTTTCGGCAGCAGTAATTAGTTCGTTTAAATCAAACAAACGGTCAAACTTTGCTAAATCTCCTGATGGGGAATACAACGTATCTGCTTTTTGATTTCCTACCATGATTCCGAGTTCCAACAAGGCCGTTTTCCAATCGGCTTCACTTTGATAAACATCATTGAGCATCGAATTGGCTTCTAACTTGCTTTGACGTGCATCAATTTCGGCGATGTTACCCAACTTATACTGAATACTATCAGCTACAGCTATGTTTTTAAGAATAGTGTAAGAGTTTAGTTGTACGTTGAAGATGTCTTTTTGCTTTAAGCTAGTCAAATAATTCAAAGTAGCTTCGGCACGTAGGTTACGAAAATAATCTTCTAGCAAGGCTTTCGTTAGTTCGTTAGTGCTTTTAGCCACATTTATTCGCGCTTTTCGTTTTCCGCCCAATTCTAATGTCCAACTGACCTCAGTAGAAAAAGAATATCCCATTTGCATTCTTCGCTGTCCGTTGTCACTGCCTCCTATAGCGAGTTCAGGGTCAGGGAATACTTTTGCGGCTTCTATATCTGCTTCGGCGATGTTGACATTAAATTTCTCGGCGGCATAGTCTAAATTGTTTTTATTTACTAAGGATAAGAAATGGGTGTAATCCATTTTTACTGATGTAAATGTGGTGTCAATCTGAGCATTTGATACTGCCGAAACATGTAGCAGTATCAAAAGAATTACCCATTTGTATTTTATATATTTAATCATAATGCCTCATTTTATTGATTATTGATTTCTTCTTGTACAACTTCATTTTCTCTACTAAATTTTTTCTCCATCAGGTAATAAAGAGAGGGTAAAGCAAACAGGGTTAGAATTGTTGAGAACAATAGCCCATAAACAATTACAGTAGCCAGTGGTCTTTGTACATCGCTTCCTATGCCTGTTGCTAATGAAGCCGGTAATAATCCTAGTACGGCAACAGTTGCAGTCATTAATACAGGTCTAAAGCGTTGTTTGGCACCATTTGTTACCGCACTAAGCAAGTCCATTCCGTTTTTACGAAGCTGATTGATATGCGAGATCATTATGACTCCGTTTTGTATGGCAACACCAAACAAAGCAATAAAACCTACTGCTGAGGATACATTAAGCGTCATACCACGGACATTAAGCGCCAGCATTCCTCCAAATAATGCCAACGGAACGATACTCATTAGCAATCCTGCTTGGCGGAATTTACCAAATGCGCCATACAGCAATACAAACATTAGCGCCAATGCTAGTGGTACAATAACAGCCAAATGACTGTAAGCACGCTCTTGATTTTCAAACTGACCACCCCATTTTATTTTATATTTTTCGTGGTCGTATGTTACCTTCTTTTCAATCTTAGATTGTGCTTCAGCTAAGAAAGAACCCAAGTCGGCACCTCTTAGATTTAGTCTAACGGTAAGATGGCGTTTGTTCATCTCTCTGGCAATTGTGCTCTCTCCAGTATTGAGTTTGATATCGCATACTTGTGACAACGGAATCTTAATCCCTTCTGAATTGGTCAGCATTAGATTTCCTATTTTCTCCAGACTATTGCGGCTTTCTTCATTGTATCGCGTTATGATATCATAGACTTTATTTTCTACAAAAATTTGAGATACTGCTTTTCCGCCCATTGCTACTTCTATCAATTCTGACACATCATCTACGTTGAGCCCATACTGAGCAATTTTCTGACGGTCGGCAATAACTTGTATTTGTGGCAATGGTGGTTCTTGGTCAATAGCCAAGTCAACAGCCCCTTTTACATTCTCTAATGTTTTAATAATGTCTTCGGCTATTCTTCTTGTTTCTTTAAAATCATCACCATAAATTTTGACTACCAGTTCACTATGTGCTCCTGATATTTTGTCCATCACACCATCAATCATTGGTTGAGTAAAACCTACGTTATAACCTGGCATACTGGCATATTCCTCTCCAAGTTCTTTGATTAAGTCGGCTTTGGTTTTTCCCCATTTCCATTGGCTGTATGGTTTTAA encodes:
- a CDS encoding HD domain-containing protein, with product MLSEKLLKQIDFIKEIDKIKYIQRKTKLFNSDRNENDAEHSWHLAVMALVLAEHSDAEIDVLKVVKMALIHDIVEIDAGDTFIYDTQKSHSNTDEERLAANRIFGLLPQEQAAEFIKVWEEFEAGETNEAKFAKAMDRLEPLLQNTSNNGGTWSEFGVNYAKVHEKKSVIKEGSSSIWTYAEKLIDVSVEKGILKK
- a CDS encoding TolC family protein, which encodes MIKYIKYKWVILLILLHVSAVSNAQIDTTFTSVKMDYTHFLSLVNKNNLDYAAEKFNVNIAEADIEAAKVFPDPELAIGGSDNGQRRMQMGYSFSTEVSWTLELGGKRKARINVAKSTNELTKALLEDYFRNLRAEATLNYLTSLKQKDIFNVQLNSYTILKNIAVADSIQYKLGNIAEIDARQSKLEANSMLNDVYQSEADWKTALLELGIMVGNQKADTLYSPSGDLAKFDRLFDLNELITAAENNRADLLAALKNKNVSQDLLKLAKANRVIDLGLGLGVESASVVSNAVAPTPSSNAVTAGITIPLKFSNRYKGELKAAEFSMQQADILYKQTELQIQIEVRKAYFNYLTAQKQVRQFNTGLLTDAQKLLDGKIYSYKRGETSLLEVLNAQRTYNETQLNYYETVYNCAAALVELEKSAGIWDINF
- a CDS encoding outer membrane beta-barrel protein; the protein is MKNTYTICIMLLFILKISAQQESFTFGISAGTNWSSLTGKDIESLSSDGAAKSAIGQTIGITLDNKTATYFGFKHELFYSRRSTTITIDDGVNPEFDSWFKRQYIDLFPVSPTLYYKGIEVYAGPYLGLLMNASVQRKDENGNTYTDKTIYGTAEATGNYSQKMDAGFVAGLNYGLPNGINIGARYSRGFVPILEDSESKHQLKIYNESFFVTIGYKFNKR